The Planococcus liqunii genome includes a region encoding these proteins:
- a CDS encoding NAD-dependent succinate-semialdehyde dehydrogenase: MEGKNYINGEWSTAGDGVIDVMNPATGEKFGTVPNGGEAEATAAVDAAAEAFKSWSKTTVYERASLLMKWHDLLLENKQEVAEIMTKEMGKPLAEAVGEIEYSASFISWFAEEAKRSNGRLIPASKEGKRIQVLKQPVGVVVSITPWNFPAAMMARKMAPALAAGCTFVAKPAKLTPLTAVRMYELAEEAGFPKGVINLVTGSASKIGRVFTSHPAVRKLTFTGSTEIGKELMKQSADSMLNLSLELGGHAPIIVCEDANMDLAVEGVMASKFRNAGQTCVCGNRIYVQRSIVEEFSQRLQEATAKLKVGNGMDEGVQIGPLVDQDGYEKSARHVQDAVEKGAKVLVGGDGRAENGAFFYNPTVLINATQDMLVMNEETFGPVAPIMAFDTDEEAVRLANDTRFGLAAYFFTDSLTRGTYIAENLEYGIVGWNDGAPSSAQAPFGGMKESGIGREGGQEGLDAFLETKYISIKL, from the coding sequence ATGGAAGGCAAAAACTATATAAACGGTGAATGGTCAACAGCAGGGGATGGCGTCATTGATGTCATGAATCCAGCAACAGGCGAGAAATTCGGTACGGTTCCAAATGGCGGTGAAGCTGAAGCCACTGCAGCTGTTGATGCTGCTGCAGAAGCTTTCAAATCCTGGTCAAAAACCACTGTCTATGAACGCGCTTCGCTATTAATGAAATGGCACGACCTATTGTTGGAAAACAAACAGGAAGTAGCAGAAATCATGACCAAGGAAATGGGCAAACCTTTAGCGGAAGCCGTCGGTGAAATCGAATATTCCGCTTCCTTTATTTCCTGGTTCGCCGAAGAAGCGAAACGCTCCAATGGCCGCCTCATTCCGGCATCCAAAGAAGGCAAACGCATCCAAGTCCTTAAACAGCCGGTCGGAGTGGTCGTATCCATTACGCCATGGAATTTCCCGGCAGCCATGATGGCGAGAAAAATGGCGCCTGCACTTGCAGCCGGCTGTACGTTTGTTGCAAAACCGGCCAAGTTGACGCCGCTCACCGCTGTGCGCATGTACGAATTGGCAGAAGAAGCCGGCTTCCCGAAAGGCGTCATCAACCTTGTGACAGGCAGCGCCAGCAAAATCGGCCGCGTCTTTACGAGCCATCCAGCTGTCCGAAAACTGACTTTTACCGGCTCAACCGAAATTGGCAAAGAGTTGATGAAGCAAAGCGCGGATTCCATGCTCAATTTATCGCTTGAACTTGGCGGCCACGCTCCGATCATCGTCTGCGAAGATGCCAATATGGACTTGGCGGTCGAAGGCGTCATGGCTTCGAAATTTCGCAATGCAGGACAAACTTGTGTATGCGGCAACCGAATTTACGTCCAGCGCTCCATTGTAGAAGAATTTTCGCAGCGACTGCAGGAAGCTACAGCGAAGCTGAAGGTCGGCAACGGCATGGATGAAGGCGTCCAGATCGGCCCGCTCGTCGACCAGGACGGCTATGAAAAATCAGCGCGCCATGTACAGGATGCAGTGGAAAAAGGGGCAAAAGTTTTGGTCGGAGGCGACGGAAGGGCTGAAAATGGTGCCTTCTTCTACAACCCGACAGTCTTGATCAACGCCACTCAGGACATGCTGGTCATGAACGAAGAAACATTCGGTCCGGTTGCGCCGATCATGGCATTCGATACTGATGAAGAAGCGGTGCGCCTGGCGAATGATACCCGTTTCGGATTGGCTGCCTACTTCTTTACCGACAGCCTGACCCGCGGAACTTATATCGCGGAAAATCTGGAATACGGCATTGTCGGCTGGAACGACGGCGCTCCTTCCAGTGCCCAGGCTCCATTCGGCGGCATGAAAGAAAGCGGCATCGGACGCGAAGGCGGACAAGAAGGACTCGATGCTTTCCTCGAAACGAAATACATTTCCATCAAATTATAA
- a CDS encoding M20 family metallo-hydrolase gives MAVHNPVFEDLMKDYDSTFSHSGVNGERLARRLYELSQIGFTQVGGVKRPGFSKEEKTAKALVKKWMYEAGLEVTEDGAGNVRGRLHGNNSEAKAIASGSHVDSVPNGGNFDGPLGVLSALEVVESWKDTGYAPEKPYEVIVFTDEEGSRFNSGLSGSRAMAGEIGEEEMLQLRDFNGADLEQVLQDYGSSLEAFKEAKRDVTELELFVEVHIEQGKKLERDNQPVGIVSGIAGLAWLKAEFIGEAGHAGNTPMAGRRDPLVAAAEFIQKVSGFPEQVSETAVATVGKMEVYPNGANVIPERVELNVDIRDIQEQTRDRLVDMIASEAKRIAESRGIKVNLHENTKIQPIPISENLKGELADSLTKFGIAPTYIPSGAGHDAMVLGRHIPVAMLFVRSKEGISHNPKEWSSLNDCVTGVHVLKDFIEKAMKE, from the coding sequence ATGGCAGTACATAATCCGGTGTTTGAAGATTTGATGAAAGACTATGACAGCACGTTTTCCCATTCCGGAGTCAATGGAGAGCGGCTCGCCCGCAGGCTGTATGAGTTGTCGCAAATTGGATTTACACAAGTTGGAGGCGTAAAGCGCCCCGGTTTTTCAAAGGAAGAAAAAACGGCGAAAGCACTCGTGAAAAAATGGATGTATGAAGCGGGGCTGGAAGTCACGGAAGATGGAGCTGGAAATGTTAGAGGGCGTTTACATGGGAACAATAGCGAAGCAAAAGCGATTGCTTCAGGGTCCCATGTCGACAGTGTTCCGAATGGGGGGAATTTTGACGGCCCTTTAGGCGTCTTATCGGCTCTCGAAGTAGTTGAATCATGGAAAGACACAGGATATGCTCCTGAAAAACCGTATGAAGTGATTGTTTTTACAGATGAGGAAGGGTCCCGTTTTAATAGCGGTTTAAGCGGAAGCCGGGCTATGGCAGGAGAAATAGGTGAGGAAGAAATGTTGCAGCTTCGCGATTTTAATGGAGCGGATCTGGAACAAGTGCTGCAGGATTATGGCAGCTCGCTTGAGGCTTTTAAAGAAGCGAAACGGGATGTCACGGAACTGGAACTTTTTGTGGAAGTGCACATTGAACAAGGGAAAAAGTTGGAACGGGACAATCAGCCTGTTGGCATTGTCAGCGGCATTGCCGGGCTTGCCTGGTTAAAGGCGGAATTTATTGGAGAAGCGGGGCATGCCGGCAATACGCCGATGGCCGGCAGACGCGATCCGCTCGTAGCGGCGGCTGAATTCATTCAGAAGGTTTCCGGATTTCCGGAACAAGTCAGTGAAACGGCAGTGGCAACTGTTGGAAAAATGGAAGTGTATCCTAACGGCGCTAATGTGATTCCGGAGCGTGTGGAACTGAATGTGGATATACGGGACATCCAGGAGCAGACGCGTGACCGCTTGGTGGACATGATCGCAAGTGAAGCTAAGAGGATAGCGGAAAGCAGAGGTATAAAAGTGAATCTTCATGAAAATACAAAAATCCAGCCCATTCCCATATCTGAAAACCTCAAGGGCGAGCTAGCAGATTCCTTAACGAAGTTTGGGATTGCCCCGACCTATATTCCAAGCGGTGCAGGGCATGATGCCATGGTTCTTGGACGCCATATACCAGTGGCCATGCTATTTGTCAGAAGCAAGGAAGGCATTAGCCACAATCCAAAAGAATGGTCCTCACTAAATGATTGTGTGACCGGTGTGCACGTATTGAAAGACTTTATTGAAAAAGCGATGAAGGAATAA
- a CDS encoding amidohydrolase yields the protein MINETIKKAIQENSEEMIAIRRKLHSEPELSWEEYETSQFVFNYMTELGIECRKTEPTGVIGTLKGGKEGKTVALRADMDALSVEELNVDLPYKSVTSGKMHACGHDAHTSMLLAAAKALVGVKEQLPGSVRFIFQPAEEVATGAKAMVEQGAVEGVDDVFGIHIWSQIPSHSVACNPGPSFASADIFKVHFKGQGGHGAIPQNSIDAAIIASSFVMNVQSVVSRTIDPQQPAVVTVGKMVVGTRFNIIAENAEIEGTVRCFDAETRDHIEEQLKIYADNTAAIYGGTATVEYIRGTQAVINGDESSELVRQVAAEAFGENVVYDEKPTMGGEDFSFYLDEVPGSFALVGSGNAEKDTQWAHHHGKFNVDEEAMATGAELYAQYAWAYLNK from the coding sequence ATGATTAACGAAACCATCAAGAAAGCCATCCAGGAAAACAGTGAAGAAATGATTGCCATCCGGCGCAAACTGCACAGTGAGCCGGAATTATCCTGGGAAGAGTATGAAACATCGCAATTTGTATTTAACTACATGACAGAGCTTGGAATTGAATGCCGAAAAACGGAACCAACCGGTGTAATTGGCACGCTGAAAGGCGGTAAAGAAGGAAAAACCGTCGCGCTCCGGGCTGATATGGATGCTTTGTCGGTAGAAGAGCTGAACGTCGATTTGCCATATAAGTCGGTTACATCGGGCAAAATGCATGCTTGCGGCCATGATGCCCATACATCGATGCTGCTGGCTGCCGCTAAAGCTTTAGTTGGCGTTAAAGAACAACTGCCCGGTTCGGTCCGTTTTATCTTTCAGCCGGCAGAAGAAGTGGCCACTGGAGCCAAAGCGATGGTGGAACAAGGGGCTGTAGAAGGTGTCGATGATGTGTTCGGCATCCATATCTGGTCTCAAATTCCGTCGCATAGTGTGGCGTGCAACCCAGGTCCTTCGTTTGCATCGGCTGATATTTTTAAAGTGCATTTTAAAGGGCAAGGCGGACATGGCGCAATTCCGCAAAATTCAATTGATGCCGCGATCATTGCGTCATCTTTTGTCATGAACGTTCAGTCTGTGGTGTCCCGGACAATCGACCCGCAGCAGCCGGCGGTTGTTACAGTTGGCAAAATGGTCGTAGGCACACGTTTTAATATTATTGCCGAAAATGCTGAGATTGAAGGCACTGTCCGCTGCTTTGACGCTGAAACTCGTGACCATATCGAAGAGCAGCTGAAAATTTATGCAGACAATACAGCGGCAATTTATGGCGGGACAGCAACGGTTGAATATATCCGAGGGACGCAAGCGGTTATTAATGGTGATGAAAGTTCAGAACTGGTGCGGCAAGTGGCGGCTGAAGCATTTGGCGAAAATGTGGTTTACGATGAAAAACCGACAATGGGCGGAGAAGATTTTTCCTTCTATTTGGATGAAGTCCCTGGCAGCTTTGCACTCGTGGGCAGCGGCAACGCTGAAAAAGACACGCAATGGGCTCATCACCACGGAAAATTCAATGTGGACGAAGAAGCAATGGCCACCGGCGCCGAGCTGTACGCCCAATACGCTTGGGCATATTTGAATAAATAA